One stretch of Pradoshia sp. D12 DNA includes these proteins:
- a CDS encoding YlzJ-like family protein: MTFYTIMPLDTLMYEELYQASHEMFKKDGIPFIGERLPNGAVKVNRIISTDPNDYLSETLAPGAVINNL; encoded by the coding sequence ATGACTTTTTATACAATTATGCCTTTGGATACTTTGATGTATGAAGAATTATATCAAGCCAGTCATGAAATGTTTAAGAAGGATGGTATTCCGTTTATTGGTGAAAGATTACCTAATGGAGCAGTAAAGGTTAACCGGATTATCAGTACAGATCCGAATGATTACTTATCAGAGACACTTGCGCCAGGAGCGGTAATTAACAACCTGTAA